In the Malania oleifera isolate guangnan ecotype guangnan chromosome 1, ASM2987363v1, whole genome shotgun sequence genome, one interval contains:
- the LOC131145694 gene encoding GDSL esterase/lipase At5g03610-like isoform X4 has translation MNSGKFLELECEISTYRGREEGNRTCGMNFAYGGTGVFDTIFLGPNMTTQIDFLQQLINISFFTPSDLHSSVALVTLGGNDYTTFLARNGSYSDLPAFIPQVVNQLVKNLERIYSMGLSRVAVTGLGCFPRNTQSPSFQSCDAAKNAVAENPHNSLLKEAVTRINALHPTDSVFVVLDLYASFMSVIENGGSGAVKFENPLQPCCVGISAGYLCGSVNESGAKMYTLCDNPSSKFFWDNVHPTQAGWNAVYTALNATLLQLYQKLKF, from the exons GCAAATTTTTAGAATTGGAATGTGAAATATCAACATATAGAGGGAGGGAAGAAGGGAATAGAACGTGTGGAATGAACTTTGCTTATGGAGGGACAGGTGTATTCGATACAATTTTCTTGGGGCCAAACATGACCACCCAGATTGATTTTCTTCAACAACTCATTAACATTTCCTTCTTCACCCCTTCCGACCTTCACTCCTCGGTCGCCCTTGTCACCCTCGGCGGCAACGACTATACTACCTTCTTGGCTAGAAATGGCTCTTATTCG GATTTGCCAGCCTTCATACCACAAGTGGTAAATCAACTTGTGAAGAACTTGGAACGCATTTACAGTATGGGTTTGAGCAGAGTGGCAGTGACGGGTCTCGGGTGCTTCCCTCGGAACACCCAGAGCCCCTCATTCCAATCTTGCGACGCCGCCAAGAACGCCGTTGCAGAGAACCCCCACAACTCGTTGCTGAAGGAGGCCGTCACCAGGATCAACGCTCTTCATCCCACCGACTCCGTTTTCGTCGTCCTCGACCTCTACGCCTCCTTCATGTCCGTCATCGAGAACGGAGGATCAGGCGCAGTGAAATTCGAGAACCCACTGCAGCCCTGTTGCGTGGGAATAAGCGCAGGGTACTTATGCGGGAGCGTAAACGAGAGCGGAGCAAAGATGTATACGCTCTGCGACAACCCGAGTTCTAAGTTCTTTTGGGACAACGTTCACCCAACTCAGGCAGGGTGGAATGCCGTGTACACTGCTTTGAATGCCACTCTTCTGCAGCTTTACCAGAAGCTAAAATTTTGA